The following are encoded together in the Desulfococcus multivorans genome:
- a CDS encoding IS1634 family transposase, with the protein MVEYFQLAHNERHPDTRKPVARIIHNFGRADQLDRQELIRLCRSIARVCGITVVDPLDDEVLSATPPGEAGFFEDLKIRKTRAFGCPMVIEALWERLGLKKTLEGVVNAKGLRVPYERALMAMTANRLCDPESKLGVWDRWLSRVYLPSCDGLQLKHMYEAMDLLYEHADKIEEAIFFHIADLFNLEVDLIFYDTTTASFHVDQEDDPDRYANATLRKFGHSKEGTWSPQVVVALAVTREGIPVRSWVLPGNTSDVATVEKVRADLRGWNLGRAMFVADSGMNSEDNRRELARACGKYLLACRMSNVAEIRKKVLSKRGRYTVFKDNLHAKEVVVGDGERRRRYILCYNPREAERQRKHREMTVAVLEKELESHKDASATAQWAIELLASRRFKRYLKVTKTNKVRIDRGKIREAETYDGKWVLETNDDTISLEDAACGYKGLMVIERCFRSLKRTQIRMMPMYHWASRRIEAHVKICVLALLIERVAELACDRPWHQIQGALDELQITEFFNLNFRVLMRNELPAKTINILKLLKITPPKQVIELEKLT; encoded by the coding sequence GTGGTCGAATATTTCCAGCTGGCGCATAACGAGCGCCACCCGGATACCCGCAAGCCGGTTGCCAGAATCATCCACAACTTCGGCCGTGCCGACCAGCTCGACCGGCAGGAGCTGATCCGGCTGTGCAGATCCATCGCCCGGGTATGCGGGATAACCGTCGTCGATCCTCTTGATGATGAAGTTCTGAGCGCCACACCGCCGGGCGAAGCGGGCTTCTTCGAAGACCTGAAGATCCGGAAAACCCGAGCCTTTGGTTGCCCGATGGTCATCGAGGCCCTCTGGGAGCGGCTCGGACTGAAAAAGACACTGGAAGGCGTCGTCAACGCCAAAGGCCTGCGGGTTCCCTATGAAAGAGCCCTGATGGCCATGACCGCCAACCGGCTGTGCGATCCCGAGTCCAAGCTTGGCGTATGGGACCGCTGGCTCTCCAGGGTCTATCTCCCTTCCTGCGACGGTCTCCAACTCAAACACATGTACGAGGCGATGGACCTGCTGTACGAACATGCTGACAAGATCGAGGAGGCCATCTTCTTTCATATCGCCGATCTCTTCAATCTGGAGGTCGACCTGATCTTCTATGATACGACCACCGCGTCTTTTCATGTGGACCAGGAGGACGACCCCGACCGGTACGCCAATGCCACCCTGCGCAAGTTCGGCCACTCCAAGGAGGGCACGTGGAGCCCCCAGGTGGTGGTCGCCCTGGCGGTGACCCGCGAGGGCATCCCCGTGCGCAGCTGGGTGCTGCCGGGCAACACCTCCGACGTGGCGACCGTCGAGAAGGTTCGGGCGGACCTGAGGGGCTGGAACCTGGGCCGTGCCATGTTTGTCGCCGACTCGGGCATGAACTCCGAGGACAACCGCAGGGAACTGGCCAGGGCCTGCGGCAAGTACCTCCTGGCCTGCCGCATGTCCAACGTGGCCGAGATCCGCAAAAAAGTCCTGAGCAAGCGCGGCCGCTACACCGTTTTCAAGGACAACCTCCATGCAAAGGAGGTTGTCGTCGGCGACGGCGAGCGCCGCAGGCGCTATATCCTCTGCTACAACCCCAGGGAGGCCGAACGGCAGCGCAAGCACCGGGAGATGACCGTCGCCGTCCTGGAGAAGGAGCTCGAGTCCCACAAGGATGCATCGGCAACCGCCCAATGGGCCATCGAGCTGCTGGCCTCCCGCCGCTTCAAGCGCTACCTGAAGGTCACCAAGACCAACAAGGTCCGCATCGACCGGGGCAAAATACGGGAAGCGGAAACCTATGACGGCAAGTGGGTCCTCGAGACCAACGACGACACCATCAGCCTGGAGGACGCCGCCTGCGGCTATAAAGGCCTGATGGTCATCGAACGCTGTTTCCGCTCCCTGAAGCGGACCCAGATCAGGATGATGCCCATGTACCACTGGGCATCCCGGCGCATCGAGGCCCACGTCAAAATCTGTGTCCTGGCGCTCCTGATCGAGCGTGTCGCCGAGCTGGCATGCGACAGGCCCTGGCACCAGATCCAAGGCGCGCTGGATGAGCTCCAGATCACAGAATTTTTCAATTTAAATTTCCGTGTGCTCATGCGCAACGAGCTGCCCGCCAAAACCATCAACATTCTTAAATTGTTAAAGATCACCCCTCCAAAGCAGGTCATCGAGCTGGAAAAACTGACCTGA
- a CDS encoding phospholipase D-like domain-containing protein, with protein MRLMYLLAITAASRSIYLSTPYFIPDAPAIKALTDAAKRGVTVQIITVGNHTDSETVRRASRARWGALLEAGVEIHEYQPTMYHCKVMIVDGLWTTLGSTNFDPRSFSLNDEANVNFYDVDFARRHIGIFQEDLAHSRQVTFQEWKDRPLAEKSWEHAATLFGSQL; from the coding sequence ATGCGGCTGATGTACCTGCTCGCAATCACTGCCGCCAGCCGCTCTATTTACCTCTCCACTCCGTACTTCATTCCCGATGCACCGGCGATCAAAGCGCTAACCGATGCCGCAAAGCGCGGCGTAACCGTCCAGATCATTACAGTCGGCAACCACACAGACAGTGAGACGGTAAGGCGTGCATCCCGCGCGCGCTGGGGTGCCTTACTCGAGGCCGGCGTTGAAATACATGAATATCAGCCGACCATGTACCACTGCAAGGTGATGATCGTAGACGGGCTCTGGACAACGTTGGGCTCGACGAATTTCGATCCCCGTTCATTTAGCCTGAATGACGAGGCTAATGTTAACTTTTACGATGTCGATTTTGCCAGACGTCATATCGGGATTTTTCAGGAAGATTTGGCGCATTCGCGACAGGTTACATTCCAGGAGTGGAAGGACCGGCCGCTTGCCGAAAAATCCTGGGAGCATGCTGCAACGCTTTTCGGTTCGCAGTTATGA
- a CDS encoding MBL fold metallo-hydrolase has protein sequence MFMKTLYTPGVAHLSYIFGDGGQASVIDPRRDVNEYLEIAHRSGAKITHIFETHRNEDYVIGSLELARRTGAEIYHGSQLDFQYGNPVNEGDEFQLGNVKLSILHTPGHTMESISIVYSDLTFSDDPLGIFTGDALFIGDVGRTDFYPDRAEEVSGMLYDSIFQKILPLGEHVLLWPAHGAGSVCGSGIAERNFSTLGYERKHNPVLQKTDREEFIRFKVNEEHFQPPYFRQMEKYNLEGAPRLDQLPIPKPLSSDEFARAADGGMLVVDIRSTEAYAGAHVPKSFSLPLDMLPAFAGMFLAYDQPLGLIVEDYSQIEDAVRGLTRIGYDQVDGFLAGGLHAWETSGRGYDRIEAIHITDLEQRIDDGDGFTLLDARSKEEFESGHLRTAVQVYLGDLPSKLEQIPRRRPITTFCETGERATIAAAFLRRQGMERVEVCLGSMSACSHVACQVIIGD, from the coding sequence ATGTTCATGAAAACGCTTTACACGCCCGGAGTGGCGCACTTGTCGTACATTTTTGGAGACGGCGGCCAGGCATCGGTCATCGATCCCCGCCGTGATGTCAACGAGTATCTGGAAATCGCCCACCGCAGCGGGGCGAAGATCACCCACATCTTCGAGACGCATCGCAACGAGGACTACGTCATCGGCTCGCTCGAGTTGGCCCGGCGCACCGGAGCTGAAATCTACCATGGCAGTCAGCTCGACTTCCAATACGGCAACCCGGTGAACGAGGGTGATGAGTTCCAACTGGGCAACGTCAAGCTCTCGATCCTCCACACACCCGGCCATACGATGGAGAGCATCTCGATCGTCTACAGCGACTTAACGTTCAGCGATGACCCGCTGGGTATATTCACCGGCGACGCCCTGTTCATCGGTGATGTGGGCCGGACCGATTTCTACCCCGATCGTGCTGAAGAAGTCTCGGGCATGCTTTACGACAGCATTTTTCAGAAGATCTTGCCGTTGGGCGAACATGTGCTCCTGTGGCCTGCTCACGGGGCGGGCTCGGTGTGTGGTTCCGGCATCGCGGAACGCAACTTTTCGACACTTGGCTACGAGCGAAAGCACAACCCTGTGTTGCAGAAGACGGATCGTGAAGAGTTCATCCGCTTCAAGGTCAATGAAGAACACTTCCAGCCTCCTTACTTCCGGCAGATGGAAAAATATAACCTGGAGGGTGCTCCGCGGCTGGACCAATTGCCGATTCCTAAACCTTTATCTTCGGATGAATTCGCCCGGGCTGCGGATGGCGGGATGCTTGTGGTCGATATTCGCAGTACCGAGGCCTATGCGGGCGCTCACGTGCCGAAGAGCTTTTCCCTTCCGCTGGACATGCTGCCCGCCTTTGCCGGCATGTTTCTCGCTTACGACCAGCCGCTCGGCTTGATTGTCGAAGACTACAGCCAGATCGAGGATGCGGTGCGCGGCTTGACTAGGATTGGCTACGACCAGGTCGACGGTTTCCTGGCCGGAGGGCTTCATGCCTGGGAGACGAGCGGACGGGGCTACGACAGGATCGAGGCCATTCACATCACGGATCTGGAACAGCGGATAGACGATGGCGATGGCTTCACGCTGCTGGATGCGCGCAGCAAGGAGGAATTCGAGTCCGGCCATCTTCGCACGGCGGTTCAAGTCTACTTGGGCGATTTGCCCTCGAAGCTCGAACAGATCCCGAGACGCCGACCGATCACCACGTTTTGCGAGACCGGCGAGCGGGCTACGATCGCGGCGGCGTTCCTGAGACGCCAGGGCATGGAACGCGTCGAGGTTTGCCTCGGATCGATGTCCGCGTGCTCCCACGTGGCGTGTCAGGTGATTATTGGAGACTGA
- a CDS encoding YeeE/YedE thiosulfate transporter family protein: MSSRNVLHVIGLIVATPMLALAQTEAVDPGATGPAWSPYLVGVLIGVLSMFTFYFSAKPLGASTAFANVAGLIGRLIAPRHTDSLHFYADKKASKIDWQVALVIGVIAGAFLAAWSGGEITGRWLPPMWAERFGESVWLRMAVGFLGGALMAFGARMAGGCTSGHGISGAMQLSVGSWIAPLGSFVGGVATAMLLFYA, encoded by the coding sequence ATGTCAAGTCGCAACGTGCTTCACGTGATCGGGCTGATCGTCGCGACGCCGATGCTTGCCCTCGCCCAAACCGAGGCAGTTGACCCGGGCGCGACGGGCCCTGCCTGGTCGCCGTACCTGGTGGGGGTGTTGATCGGCGTGCTCAGCATGTTCACGTTTTACTTCAGTGCCAAGCCGCTCGGCGCGTCGACCGCTTTTGCCAACGTTGCCGGACTGATCGGCCGGCTGATCGCCCCGCGGCATACCGATTCCTTGCACTTCTACGCAGACAAGAAAGCTTCCAAGATTGACTGGCAAGTGGCGCTGGTGATCGGTGTGATCGCAGGTGCGTTCCTGGCGGCATGGAGCGGTGGCGAAATCACCGGCCGATGGCTGCCGCCGATGTGGGCGGAGCGGTTCGGCGAAAGTGTCTGGTTGAGGATGGCTGTTGGCTTTCTCGGCGGCGCCCTGATGGCCTTTGGTGCGCGGATGGCAGGCGGTTGCACCAGCGGACACGGCATCAGCGGCGCGATGCAACTCTCCGTCGGCTCGTGGATAGCGCCGCTGGGCTCCTTCGTCGGCGGAGTTGCCACCGCGATGCTTCTGTTCTACGCCTGA